From the Helianthus annuus cultivar XRQ/B unplaced genomic scaffold, HanXRQr2.0-SUNRISE HanXRQChr00c176, whole genome shotgun sequence genome, one window contains:
- the LOC118489735 gene encoding short stature homeobox protein 2-like, protein MNYRRLSKTSRYIPPTWKPGYQAEADEPLVFQAQEKPKKEKKEAFRLEKGEKKKHAAQKVKKTVEPKEKEIVGESSGQAPTLPPWKENRGGGGGGDGGGGGGGVEVERWRGGGGGCRWRIAMGARVLRFEREKSFEEPGPDLHEEDIKKFFSEMSSKKQTRCRPK, encoded by the exons ATGAATTATCGGAGGCTCTCCAAAACTTCTCGATACATTCCACCGACATGGAAGCCCGGGTACCAAGCTGAGGCGGATGAGCCACTGGTGTTCCAAGCTCAAGAAAAACCCAAAAAAGAAAAGAAGGAGGCTTTTAGACTGGAAAAGGGGGAGAAGAAGAAACATGCGGCTCAAAAAGTGAAGAAAACAGTCGAACCAAAGGAAAAAGAGATTGTGGGAGAAAGCTCTGGACAGGCTCCAACTTTACCACCATGGA AAGAAAACAGAGGTGGAGGGGGCGGCGGAGATGGAGGGGGCGGCGGAGGTGGGGTGGAGGTGGAGAGGTGGCGGGGCGGAGGAGGTGGGTGTCGCTGGAGGATTGCAATGGGTGCTAGGGTTTTGAGGTTTGAAAGGGAGAAGAGTTTTGAAGAGCCTGGTCCAGATCTGCACGAGGAAGACATCAAGAAGTTTTTTAGTGAAATGTCTTCCAAAAAACAAACACGCTGCAGACCCAAag